Below is a window of Acidobacteriota bacterium DNA.
GTTCCAGCGCCAACCGGATATGATTCTCGTCCAAAATGGTCGGCTGGAAATTGAGCTTGATGCCAAACTCTTTGAACAGCACCGTGATGGGCGGCGCGCCTGTTGGTCCGGCAGGTTGTAACACCGGCACCGGGAATTCGCCGCCCGCTTGAAAGCTCGCCTGCTGCCTGTCCAAGGCAATCAGCGTCGGCTCAGCCAATTCACGCAACGCGCCACGCGCCCGCAAGGTGCGGATAAACGCCGGTGCCCCTGCCGTACCCAGACCGCTCAACCAAACATTGACCGACGAATTGGCCAGCCCAAACCCTTGCGGGCGCTTCGGATCAACGCCACCGCCCAGCCCTGACCCGCTGGGGCCGCCTGCGGCGCGCGTATTCACGATGGCCGGCACGGTGTTACTGACCAGCCCATTGGCGACGCCCAAATCGCGCACCAAGCGGCGCTCCACTTCGACGATGCGCAATTGCAATTGCACTTGGGCCGTATCCAGCACAGGCGCTTTGAGCAGGTTGTTGACCTTCAGGCCGGTCGCCTCAACGATCTTTTGCACCTGCTCCGCCATTTCGGGTTTGCTCACGCTGCCGGAAAGCACCACGCCGTTGGGCACCTGGCTGAGTTGGATGTTTTCGTTGGGAAAGAGCAGCCGAATTTGATTGTCAATGAGCGTCAGATTGACCTGCACATACACATCGAAAATCAACAAGCGCGCGGGTTCACCCGCCTGCGCTTCGGTAGCTGGGCGCTTGGCCCAAGCCACGACATTGACCTGACCGAAGGCCAGTCCATTGAGCAGAAATTGCTTTTCCGAAACCGGCACGACTTCAGCAATGTTGCTGTCCGAAAC
It encodes the following:
- a CDS encoding pilus assembly protein N-terminal domain-containing protein — protein: MKFQHQKNRQVARLLWLLLVLLVGRNAVQAQAQERLTLQASFANNALPLKLDVLVGQTRVVDFDQPYERVAVSDSNIAEVVPVSEKQFLLNGLAFGQVNVVAWAKRPATEAQAGEPARLLIFDVYVQVNLTLIDNQIRLLFPNENIQLSQVPNGVVLSGSVSKPEMAEQVQKIVEATGLKVNNLLKAPVLDTAQVQLQLRIVEVERRLVRDLGVANGLVSNTVPAIVNTRAAGGPSGSGLGGGVDPKRPQGFGLANSSVNVWLSGLGTAGAPAFIRTLRARGALRELAEPTLIALDRQQASFQAGGEFPVPVLQPAGPTGAPPITVLFKEFGIKLNFQPTILDENHIRLALEPEVSSLDFSAGVTVQGLVIPGLRIRRAKTTLELRDGQSFVLAGLIDSVEQANLAKVPVLSQVPILGELFKSRSFQRHETELIFIVTVKTVAALNADQLPQVAATKPEVSKLPVESIEGQAGHALSGKQGPEILVQAGVSGPSKSEGKPEDKPETKTEKAPPKPPKKDKP